The region ATGTTTCCTTTAAATTACAGTGGAACCGATGCTGGGGATCCATTTGGTATGAACGAGGATTGGTCCGAGGTATTTACACATTTCATGTTTAATACTTCTTTTACAAGTTTGCAATCTTCACACACAAACACACGCGATAAATTGACTTCCCTTTCCTTAACTGGTGAAGGTGCTCGAGGTTCAAGACTAATGGATTATGTGTTAAGAGCGGGATAGATACAAATTAAGAGTGCACACAACACTAATATATTTCCAAAAGTTTAAGTTCTAGAAGCTATATTCAGCtattttccgatgtagcaaAATAAAAAGTTCTAGAAACTGATTTTTCACTTGTGACTTTAAACTTTTCAAAAAGTAAACTTTTTTTTGCTTCCGAAGGTTGAAGTTGCGGAAGTGTAAAGTTTTTCCTTTTAGATGTTTGAGTTTTGGAagctatttttaatttttggggTAAGATAGATATCCTCTTTCGAAAACAATCTTGTTCGAGCAACTATTTTTAAAACAATCTTGTTCGAgcaactatttttaatttaaggtGTTGTGAGAATaaatattgttaaaaaaaatattgggtGTGTAGTTCTTAACAATATTAGAGTATGCCCCGtcaaaaaaaacaatattagaGTATgcaaaaatcaatatttttttttatatagcaAAAATCAATACCTTACGTACgagcagttttttttttggtacatcggaaaatacgagcagtttttttaatacattaaaaaaataaagatgtttatatttttttgagaGAAAAGATGTTTGTATTAAAAGTTTTGGAGGAAATAAGATATCATTAAAGgtttttaaaaatcaaattcaaaactGACTTTTTAGTTCgaaatccttaattttttttttggaagggaAATCCTTAACTTGATCtcatttgattattttttgatttatacGTGCAATACTTCATTGGATTATtatgaaatcaaatcaaatataaaaCAGGAATTTCACAagtaatataaaagagaaagggCCTTGAAAATGGAATTACAGATAACTTGGGATGCAGGCTTCAGAGATGTGTTTTGCAATTTGGATTGTGGTGAGCTTCTAAAATCCTTGGGAGAGGTTGACATCAGACGTTTCCTCCCTATCTTGGTTGATATTATTCAGTTATTGGATAGACCGTGGAGAGTCTCTTTGAGTGCCTTCAGTCGTGATTGTAACATGCCTGCTGACTGGTTAGCCAAAAGAGGAGCTTCGAACCCAGAACTGCCTTTTTGTCTGCTAGATACTCCGCCTATGGAGCTTGAAACCCTCATTATGAGGGATCGTTTGACAGCTTTGTAgttgttcttgttgttgtttattttccgatgtaacaaaaaaaaaaaaaccctattcttcttcttttttttgaaaagcgaAACCTTATTCTTCTATTCTCTCTACATTGATTCTCCCACATGAGGAAATTGGCAAACCCTATTTCATGTCTCCCCCACGATTTGGAGGTAGAAATCCTGTCGAGATCGCCGGTGAAATCTCTTTTGCGTTTCAAATGTGTGTGCAAGTCATGGCTCGCATTGATTTCTGATCCCCAATTCACTAAATCCCAATTCGACCTAGCTGCCGCCGTCACCCACCGTGTTCTTCTAAAACGATGTGATACAGTTTCTGAAATTCAATCTCTGGATGTAGAAGCATCGCTTGATGATGATTCTGCTATCGTAAACCTCACACTACCTCCAGGAACCGTTAGAGACCCAATGTTTCAGATATTTGGTTCTTGTAGAGGCTTTGTATTTTTAACAGATGCCCAGTTTAGTGCTATTACTGTATGGAACCCATCAACCGGTGCTCACATGAAAATTCCAGTGTTGTATCTTCATTCGGAACGTGCACCTGTCCGGAAAGGAATTGCAATATACCATCCTGGAATATGGTATAATTTTCTACTTGGTATTGGGTATGAAGAATCAAGTGATGACTACTTAGTAGTTGTTATACGATTGCAGGACCTCCTTCAAATTCAGGTTTTCTCATTAAAAACCAATGTATCCTCCATCGTTCATGATGTTGATGTTCACTCTCAATATTGGAATGAAGGAGATGATTTTAGACCTGGGATACTGTTCAATGAGTCGCTTCATTGGTTGGTTTACTCTTATGCTACAAAGTTTGAGGTAGTTCTTGCCTTTGATTTGATACATAGAAGTCTATTTGAGATGCCTCTCACACCCGATTTGGCGATGGAATTGGCATATGGAAAGGTATATCATTTGAACGTAATGGACGGATACTTGTGTCTTTGTTATGGTGGTGATGTTGATTTAGATAAAAATGTCGAGATCTGGGTCATGAAAAAGTATAAAGTGACGTCTTCTTGGACTAAATCTTTTGTTCTACTGCTTACAAGTGTTCCAGACAACAAGTTTGTACCCTCATGCTTCACTAGATGTGGCGATCTTTTTGGATCACGTGCCTATGGAGAACTagtgaaaattaatttaaatgacAAGGGACACATTGTTGAGTATCGCTCTTGTTTGTCATGCAAAAAATTTGTAGGACATTTTCATTTTTACCGGGAGAGTCTATTACCACTACCACAGTATAAAGAGAGTAGAGGCGGAGGGGTGACTTTCCCCTAACAAGGTGACAAGAAGCCCTGGTTGTATCAATGTTTTGGTCTTCTAGAAATTATTGTATGGAAATCTGAGTGGTTGTAATGATGGCAGAGCCAGTGGGGGTGCTCACTGTGGCCCCTCTGCCACCcctgtttttcttcttttactaGGCTAATATAACAGCCCCAGTCATGTTTTGTTTTACTAATCCAAGACTATGCTTGGAATGGCTACTGTGGTTTGCTGTGTCTATGCCTTTACGCTGGTGCTTGTAATTGAGTGGAGGGCCCGTAGTGGGTGAGTTTATGGTTGAGGGAGTTATGCGTTATGGGTGGCTTGTTGCTTGAACTGATTCTCAAGGGGTGGTGGAGTGGATTGACATCTTCTGGACTGTTTTCTGATGCAGGGGAGTTGTGTAGCTTTTGCTATGTTCCTAATGTATATTCCCTTTACTCTCTTGGTTTCTGTTTTTACATTGTAGTATTGGGTTGGAGTACCCGTAATACTCCCCAATTTAATACAATCTCTTTActttgttgaaaaaaaaacaatagtcTCTCTTATTTGAGTTATTTCTTTGCTCGGACAACCATTTTCAACCAACAAATCTTTTTCTTAAGTGTTACTGAGGTGTCACCGaaggatagttcaagtggtaagagctaggaacATAAGTGTTAGGTGAGATGAATGGTGAAGAGTTCGAATCATGAggaagactaatttactaacattactatcaactaacatttgcctataaaaaaagttagtaaaatattaattatttaattaaaaataagatgaTGAAAAATAAAGCCCCGTGTGAGATGGAATATGGATGGTTAATATAATTGTTAACAATACTTTGGTTTACAATAATTAGCcatcatattaaaaaaatattcaaaccaagtataataaaagaaaatacaagAAGTGCTTCAAATCCAAGCTTACTACAAATTATTTCATCATTAAGAGTTACAGATATAGAGAGTTCAATAGTCTTTGTATTGCTAAGCTTGCTACAAATATATCATACTTGTggaaatttagatttttttaagCAACATTCATTCAATCTTAATCATCCCACAATTATACTCTGGCTCCGCCCCTGAGTGAGAGGTATAACCTCAAGGAggaaaacaagaaaaagaaagtaaaCAAGAAGAATTTCTGAGGAACAAGAAAGTTTGAGGTTAAGTCTTAACAGAGAAGTACATTGAAGATTTGTCTGTGAAAACAACCAGCGGTAACGGTCTAAGAAACAAGAAGCTATATTATCTTTGTTTTACCCTTTTGGTTTTTGTTCATATTCATCTAgcattataaaatattatagcTATATGCTATTTATCACGGTTGCCCTTGTT is a window of Lotus japonicus ecotype B-129 chromosome 5, LjGifu_v1.2 DNA encoding:
- the LOC130720856 gene encoding F-box/kelch-repeat protein At3g06240-like is translated as MRKLANPISCLPHDLEVEILSRSPVKSLLRFKCVCKSWLALISDPQFTKSQFDLAAAVTHRVLLKRCDTVSEIQSLDVEASLDDDSAIVNLTLPPGTVRDPMFQIFGSCRGFVFLTDAQFSAITVWNPSTGAHMKIPVLYLHSERAPVRKGIAIYHPGIWYNFLLGIGYEESSDDYLVVVIRLQDLLQIQVFSLKTNVSSIVHDVDVHSQYWNEGDDFRPGILFNESLHWLVYSYATKFEVVLAFDLIHRSLFEMPLTPDLAMELAYGKVYHLNVMDGYLCLCYGGDVDLDKNVEIWVMKKYKVTSSWTKSFVLLLTSVPDNKFVPSCFTRCGDLFGSRAYGELVKINLNDKGHIVEYRSCLSCKKFVGHFHFYRESLLPLPQYKESRGGGVTFP